A segment of the Streptomyces sp. Tu 2975 genome:
TGCGTCCGGTTTCGGTCTGGAGGCGAAGAAGCCGTACACCGATGGTGTGATCACCGGTTGGGGACGGTCGAGGGCCGGACGGTGTTCGTCTACGCGCATGATTTCCGGATCTTCGGTGGTGCGCTGGGTGAGGCGCATGCCACGAAGATCCACAAGATCATGGACATGGCGATCGCGGCGGGTGCGCCGCTGGTGTCGTTGAACGACGGTGCGGGGGCCCGGATCCAGGAGGGTGTCAGCGCTCTTGCGGTTACGGCGGGATCTTCCAGCGCAACACGCGTGCGTCGGGGTGATTCCGCAGATCTCGGTGATGCTGGGCCGTGTGCGGGTGGCGCGGCCTACAGTCCCGCGCTGACCGATTTCGTGTTCATGGTCCGTGAGACGTCGCAGATGTTCATCACCGGGCCGGACGTGGTGAAGGCGGTCACGGGTGAGAGATCACCCAGAACGGTCTGGGTGGCGCGGATGTGCACGCGGAAACTCGGGTGTGGCGCACTTCGCCTACGACGACGAGGAGACGTGCATCGCGGAGGTCCGCTACCTGCTGTCGATGCTGCCGTCGAACAACGGAGAACCCGCCCACCGCCGCGCGGCGACCCGGCGACCGCCGCTCCGAGGTGTTGCTGGATCTGGTGCCGGCGGACGGTAACCGCCCTACGACATGCGTCAGGTGATCGAGGAGCTCGTCGACGACGGTGACTTCCTCGAGGTCCACGAGCGGTGGGCCGCAACATCATCTGCGCGCTGGCCCGGCTGGACGGCAGGTGGTCGGCATCGTCGCGAACCAGCGCAGTCGCTGGCCGGGGTGCTGGACATCGAGGCGTCCGAGAAGGCGCCCGCTTCGTGCAGATGTGCGACGCGTTCAACATCCGATCGTCACGCTGCTGGACGTGCCGGTTCCTGCCGGGTGTGGACCAGGAGCACGCGCATCATCCGCCACGGCGCGAAACTGCTGTACGCGTACTGCAACGCGACCGTCCGCGGATCTCGCTGATCCTGCGGAAGGCGTACGGCGGTGCGTACATCGTGATGGATTCGCAG
Coding sequences within it:
- a CDS encoding carboxyl transferase domain-containing protein; its protein translation is MGRNIICALARLDGRWSASSRTSAVAGRGAGHRGVREGARFVQMCDAFNIRSSRCWTCRFLPGVDQEHAHHPPRRETAVRVLQRDRPRISLILRKAYGGAYIVMDSQSIGADLTYAWPPTRSR